In Anaerolineales bacterium, a single genomic region encodes these proteins:
- a CDS encoding pyridoxal phosphate-dependent aminotransferase: protein MKFSSRIRGPLAPNDFFRAVEIRRGSNATMWDLSIANPTLAELEYPLEEIRAALGDSAKSMYQPDPRGLLAARSAVAGYYHERGIALSPEHVVLTSGTSEAYGLLFKLLCSPGKSVLYPKPSYPLIPLLAELEGAAAKPYALSEGDWRWDPSALFESWEAEVRAVVAVSPNNPTGSMLTERELRELSGFCAAHRTALVVDEVFLDYPSPARAGSVVSAAGNPDTLTFTLGGLSKSCGLPQMKLAWIAVSGPGRAARTALARLEFIADAYLTVGTPVQQAAPVLLMLGGGVREQIRRRVDANEETLREMLGDVPGVTLFPRDGGWYSVIRLPDGTEDEKFALRLLEEQGVIVQPGYLFDFEDAQAVVVSLLTPAQTFDEGTVRMSAALRNQTGR from the coding sequence ATGAAGTTCTCCTCGCGCATCCGCGGTCCGCTCGCTCCGAACGATTTCTTCCGCGCCGTCGAAATTCGGCGCGGATCAAACGCGACGATGTGGGATCTGTCGATCGCCAATCCGACCCTGGCCGAATTGGAATACCCGCTGGAGGAGATCCGCGCGGCGCTGGGCGATTCGGCGAAAAGCATGTACCAGCCGGATCCGCGCGGCTTGCTCGCCGCGCGCAGCGCCGTGGCGGGGTATTATCACGAGCGAGGGATCGCCCTCTCGCCGGAGCACGTCGTCCTGACCTCCGGAACCAGCGAGGCCTATGGGCTTCTCTTCAAGCTGTTGTGCTCGCCGGGAAAGTCCGTCCTGTACCCGAAACCCAGCTACCCGCTGATCCCCCTGCTGGCCGAACTGGAGGGCGCGGCTGCGAAGCCCTACGCGCTTTCGGAAGGGGATTGGCGCTGGGATCCCTCCGCTTTGTTCGAATCCTGGGAAGCGGAGGTGCGCGCGGTGGTCGCCGTTTCCCCGAACAACCCCACCGGAAGCATGCTGACCGAGCGGGAGCTGCGCGAGCTGAGCGGATTTTGCGCCGCGCACCGGACCGCGCTGGTAGTGGACGAGGTGTTCCTGGACTACCCTTCGCCGGCCCGCGCCGGCAGCGTGGTGTCCGCAGCCGGGAATCCGGATACGTTGACCTTCACGCTCGGCGGCCTCTCCAAATCCTGCGGATTGCCGCAGATGAAACTCGCCTGGATCGCGGTGAGCGGACCCGGACGAGCCGCCCGAACCGCACTGGCTCGGCTGGAATTCATCGCCGACGCATACTTAACGGTGGGGACCCCGGTCCAGCAGGCGGCCCCCGTTCTTCTGATGCTGGGCGGCGGGGTGCGGGAGCAGATCCGCCGGCGGGTGGACGCCAACGAGGAAACCCTGAGGGAAATGCTGGGGGATGTTCCGGGCGTCACTCTCTTCCCTCGCGACGGCGGGTGGTACTCGGTGATCCGACTGCCCGACGGAACGGAGGACGAAAAATTCGCCTTGCGGCTGCTTGAGGAGCAGGGCGTTATCGTGCAGCCGGGTTACCTGTTCGATTTCGAGGACGCGCAGGCGGTCGTTGTCAGCCTGCTAACGCCCGCGCAGACCTTCGATGAGGGAACCGTCCGGATGTCCGCCGCGTTGCGAAATCAGACCGGAAGATAA
- a CDS encoding MFS transporter: MTYKHASAAGSWIGPFAAFWPSQALSLFGSRLVSFALIWHLAQTTDSAAVLALAALASLMPQVVLGPAAGAIVDRGNRRHILIVADSAIAAATLILSGLFAAGIAAPWQIFTFMFLRAVGDGFHAPAMLTTTTLIVPERHLARVQGLNQALEGALNIAAAPIAAVLLGFFPVVGIMLIDILTALAAVGILLRLRIPQPERAAGDARSGSFLETTRKDVIEGMRYVWRWTGLCALMAAGVCFNSLLQPALMLLPILVRRSLDGTAITLGGIQAAFGIGIVAGGAGLGIWGGFRRRVWTVVLGLAGLGASLLAAGLHPAGNALWIAGCLFGCGAMMAVIHGALFAIIQSRVVPEMQGRVMALTMSAVGMAVPIGLTLAGPLADRLGPEVWFAAAGIVCLGMAASAAASPAVQRLEDRPREGRPTAETAVG; encoded by the coding sequence GGAAGTCGGTTGGTGTCGTTCGCGCTGATCTGGCACCTGGCTCAAACGACGGATTCCGCGGCCGTGCTGGCGCTGGCCGCCCTGGCGAGCCTAATGCCTCAGGTGGTCCTAGGCCCGGCCGCCGGAGCGATCGTCGACCGCGGCAACCGCCGGCACATTCTGATCGTCGCGGATTCGGCGATTGCGGCCGCGACCCTGATCCTGTCCGGATTGTTCGCCGCGGGGATTGCCGCACCCTGGCAGATTTTCACGTTTATGTTCCTGAGAGCCGTCGGCGACGGATTTCACGCTCCGGCCATGCTGACCACCACGACCCTGATCGTCCCCGAACGGCACCTTGCCAGGGTCCAAGGATTGAATCAGGCGCTGGAGGGCGCGCTGAACATCGCCGCCGCGCCGATCGCCGCCGTGCTCCTCGGTTTTTTTCCGGTGGTGGGGATTATGCTGATCGATATCCTGACGGCGCTCGCGGCGGTCGGAATACTGCTCCGCCTGCGCATCCCCCAACCCGAACGGGCGGCGGGCGATGCGCGGTCGGGTTCCTTCCTGGAAACGACTCGCAAGGACGTGATCGAAGGGATGCGATACGTCTGGCGGTGGACCGGATTGTGCGCCTTGATGGCGGCGGGCGTGTGCTTCAATTCGCTCCTGCAGCCGGCCCTGATGCTGCTTCCCATCCTGGTCCGGCGTTCGCTTGACGGAACGGCGATCACCCTCGGCGGGATCCAGGCGGCTTTCGGCATCGGGATCGTGGCCGGCGGCGCAGGGCTCGGGATCTGGGGCGGCTTCCGGCGGCGCGTGTGGACGGTCGTCCTAGGATTGGCGGGGCTGGGCGCAAGCCTCTTGGCTGCCGGTCTCCATCCCGCCGGGAACGCGCTTTGGATCGCCGGCTGCCTGTTCGGATGCGGGGCGATGATGGCGGTCATCCACGGCGCGTTGTTCGCCATCATCCAATCCCGGGTCGTTCCGGAGATGCAGGGGCGCGTGATGGCGCTCACCATGAGCGCGGTCGGGATGGCCGTGCCGATCGGATTGACGCTCGCCGGACCGCTGGCCGACCGGTTGGGGCCTGAGGTTTGGTTTGCGGCGGCGGGGATTGTCTGCCTGGGGATGGCGGCGTCCGCCGCCGCATCGCCCGCCGTTCAGCGGTTGGAAGACCGGCCGCGGGAAGGGCGGCCTACCGCGGAGACGGCCGTCGGCTAA